The nucleotide sequence CAACACTGCAGATAAGCCAGCTCCAGAGGTTCCCAGTAGAAGATCGTTTTTTGGTTTGCTCAGGTCAAAATCGATCAGAATTAGGTCAAATTTCTTCTTTTTGATTTCTTTCAGAAGGTCATTAAGATTTGGTTTCTGGGGATTAATAGAAACGACTTTAAAGTTATTTTTTGATCTTTCATCCTCTTCAAATTTTTTTTGGTATTTTCTTAATTCTTTATCATCATCATCAATGTAAATTGTTCTTACTTGCATTTCAGTCCTCCACATTAAACGTCAAATCCAAGCAGGTCTTCCAACCCTTTGGCGGGTCAATAAATTGTACATCACCATTATAGGATCTGATTATATCTTTCACAATATTTAGCCCTAACCCCGTTCCTGCACCAAATTTAAGATCGGGCTCACTATAAGTTTCAAAAGGCTCAAATACAGCTTCCCAGATGCTTTTATCCAGGCCTTTGCCTGAATCGAGAAACCAGATATGGTTAGTTTCATCATCTCTAAAACCCGAAACCTCAATACGCCTATCATGCTCTCCTTTAACAGCTTTGATGGAGTTGGACAATATATTGTGTAGAATAGAAACTAATTCGGAGCGATACATCTTAGGTGTTCTTAAATCATCTGGAACCTTATTAGAGTAATCTATTCCATACTCTTTCAAATACCACATGAACGGTTTAACAACACTCTCAACTATTGGTAACAAAACCCATTCTCGTTTTTCCAATCGGCTTTCAGAGCCAACAGTGATTCCAAGAAAATTCCCAAGCTCCTTAACCATTTCAGTACGATTTGAGAAGGACTCTATAATATCCTCATAATCATTTTGGTTTTTCACTGGTATTTTTTTAATTACAGATGAAAAATTCATAATCATTTCGTCCATATCATCTATTATGGCTTGTAGCTCATGTGAAAAAATTAGAATCAAGGTGCCTGTTGAGGCAAGGACTCTCAACTGAACAAATGCCCTATCATATGTTTCTTTTCTTTTCAGAATTTCTTGTTCTGCAGCCTTTCTCCGCTTCTCTTCAGTTTTTTGTTTTTCTTTTTCGGTTTGCTTATATTCCTGATACTCTCTCTTTCTTTTTTCATTAGCTTTCTTTCTGGCTTCTTCTTCTCGTCTCTTTTTATCTTCTCTCTTTCTAGCGAGCTTTTCTGCTTTTAGACGTTCTTCCTCTTCTTTTTTAGCCTTCTGCAAAATAAGAAATGAATCTTTCTTTCTACTTTTTCTTGCTTGCTCTTCAGCCTTTCTCCTTTCCTCCTCGGCCTTGCGTCTTTCTGCTTCAATTTTCCTTAATTCTTTTTCTGCTTTTCTTCTTTCCTCTTCAGCTATTTTCGATCTTTCTTCGGCCTTTCTTCTTTCCTTTTCAGCCTTCTGTCTTTCCGCCTCAATTTTCTTTAATTCTTCTTCAGCCCTCCTTCTGGAGTCTTCCTCGGCTTTTTTTCTTGCTTCCTCAATGGCTTTAGATTTTTCCTTTTTTTTCTTAGTCTCCTGGTATATTTCGTTTGCATACAAAACTGTAGCAAAATCAATCCCCAAACGAACAAAGTGATTTAATTCTTCAGAAGCTTCATTTTCCAAAAGTTTTTCGCGGTTTACCGTAACTTCCAAAAGTGGATTTTCTTTTCTTTTAAATATTACGTGTCCAAATAGAGCATTATTTCTGAAAAGTCTCAGGCCCGGGCGAACATCTTCTCCATACTTGGTAACTTCTTCACCGAGAGCTACAAGGGATCTCGCTCTATCATAATCAAGTCTCAACCAGTCATCACCCTTACTTCCATATCCAAATATGCGGAAATTATCGGCATAAACTTTTATTCCACCTCTTTCGGAGCCTGTTTTTCTAGCTTGTCCAATTTTCCAATTTGATCCTCTAAATAGATCCGGTCTATAGCTAAAAATAAATATTTCAAACTCCGCATTCTTCAAATATTTGAAATTTTCACTTTTGGTTAATGTTTTAACTATGTTATTCAAAATTTTATTTGTTACTTTGATTTCATATTTAGCAAAACCGTTTTCATTAACAGACCCTGAAAGTTTGGCCCAAGCATTACTGAGAAAGTCCTCATCAAGCACTCTTTCTTGTATTGGATATTCAGGACATTCAATCTTAACTATAAAGCCAGGATCATATTCATCAGGTTGTTCATTTAGTTCTAATTCTGGCTTGAATGTCAAAGGAGATATAAGGTCTTGTAATTCATTTTTAAGCAAATTAATATCAGTACTCCTCCAATATTCGACAGTATCCTCTAATATTAAAGTCGTGCCTGTAACGGTCTCATTAGAAACAGAAGCTACAGAATAAGAAATTGGTACTTGATCAATATCAGAACCTGGGACAAACGCAGGCCAATCAAAAATTGCACTTAATTCTTCTTTAGTTCCTTTATCTGTTTTTGAAACTGATTTTAATATAAGCTTATTAGATAGCCTTCTACATGCAAATCTTCCAATACCCTTTTCACCTGCTTTTGTTCTTCCGAACTTCTCAGAAATAGGATTGGCTTCTTTGTCAATAGTTGCAATTCGCATCCATGTTTTTTCAAAAATTGGCAGTGACATCCCTGTACCGTTATCTTTCACAATAATGGTGCCGCCTGGCTTTTTTATTTTGTTCAATTGAATATGAACGCTTGTAGCATCTGCATCATATGAATTCTTCACAAGTTCGGCTAGCGCAACTGCCCTATTTGTAACCAATTTTTCCCCTAGTTGGAAAAGGAGGCGTGAATCCACATTAAAAAAGGTATCAACTTTACTGGCCATTTTATTACCTTTTAATTAAAAATATAATATTATTTGGTTATACAGGAAGCCCAAGGGTGGAAACTTGGGGTTGCCCTTCTAATTTAAGGTTTC is from Thermodesulfobacteriota bacterium and encodes:
- a CDS encoding ATP-binding protein, whose amino-acid sequence is MASKVDTFFNVDSRLLFQLGEKLVTNRAVALAELVKNSYDADATSVHIQLNKIKKPGGTIIVKDNGTGMSLPIFEKTWMRIATIDKEANPISEKFGRTKAGEKGIGRFACRRLSNKLILKSVSKTDKGTKEELSAIFDWPAFVPGSDIDQVPISYSVASVSNETVTGTTLILEDTVEYWRSTDINLLKNELQDLISPLTFKPELELNEQPDEYDPGFIVKIECPEYPIQERVLDEDFLSNAWAKLSGSVNENGFAKYEIKVTNKILNNIVKTLTKSENFKYLKNAEFEIFIFSYRPDLFRGSNWKIGQARKTGSERGGIKVYADNFRIFGYGSKGDDWLRLDYDRARSLVALGEEVTKYGEDVRPGLRLFRNNALFGHVIFKRKENPLLEVTVNREKLLENEASEELNHFVRLGIDFATVLYANEIYQETKKKKEKSKAIEEARKKAEEDSRRRAEEELKKIEAERQKAEKERRKAEERSKIAEEERRKAEKELRKIEAERRKAEEERRKAEEQARKSRKKDSFLILQKAKKEEEERLKAEKLARKREDKKRREEEARKKANEKRKREYQEYKQTEKEKQKTEEKRRKAAEQEILKRKETYDRAFVQLRVLASTGTLILIFSHELQAIIDDMDEMIMNFSSVIKKIPVKNQNDYEDIIESFSNRTEMVKELGNFLGITVGSESRLEKREWVLLPIVESVVKPFMWYLKEYGIDYSNKVPDDLRTPKMYRSELVSILHNILSNSIKAVKGEHDRRIEVSGFRDDETNHIWFLDSGKGLDKSIWEAVFEPFETYSEPDLKFGAGTGLGLNIVKDIIRSYNGDVQFIDPPKGWKTCLDLTFNVED